The Methanococcus voltae PS genomic interval AAATGATTTTGATTTAAACTTATTTTAATTATTAGAATAATTTTTAATTACATAAAATATTGCAAACTATTATACGATAAAAATTAGAAAAATTTACATGCTGTGTTTAATTTACACTATACACAATAAATAAAAAAGTACCTAGGGTGTACTATGAGTATAGAATTGTCTACATTTATTAACCCATTTGTCGATTTAGGACTTTATTTAGTACAAAAATACGGTGTTTGGGCTATATTCGTATTAGGATTTACAGAATCAATATTTCAACCATTTCCTACCGAAATATTTATGATTCCCGGTCTTACTTTTGGTTTAAATTGGTTTTGGGTACTTTTAGCTTCAACGGTTGGTAGTACTCTTGGAGCAATTGTTACATACCACCTTGCATCAAGATATGGGGAACGATGGTATCATAAATTTTTTAAAAGCGATAAATACTATGAAAAGACCAATCGTTTTTTAGAAAAATGGGGTCCTATGGGCATTATCGTTGTAGGTGTTACACCGATACCTTTTGAACTAATCTGTTGGTCAGCTAGTGCTTTTAAAATGCCATTTAAAACGTATATCATTGCCGTTATAATTAGTAGAGTTTTAAAACATGGCGCAATAGTTGCGCCTTTTGGTTTATACGCATTTTTAAAATCACATGGTATTTGGCCATTTTAAAATACTATAAAATATCAAAACATGAAAATT includes:
- a CDS encoding YqaA family protein, with the protein product MSIELSTFINPFVDLGLYLVQKYGVWAIFVLGFTESIFQPFPTEIFMIPGLTFGLNWFWVLLASTVGSTLGAIVTYHLASRYGERWYHKFFKSDKYYEKTNRFLEKWGPMGIIVVGVTPIPFELICWSASAFKMPFKTYIIAVIISRVLKHGAIVAPFGLYAFLKSHGIWPF